One window of Nostoc sp. C052 genomic DNA carries:
- the cas3 gene encoding type I-D CRISPR-associated helicase Cas3': protein MSNQRLVIRLEPRSISACASPDKISFIRNALQHQLDVFEQSKDADIILDLAPTGTGKTNAGLTVLKHQPNKSAVYIAPTNALIEQQTEAAKKFVSDANLRHVVKSASAKDIKSWSNDKVGSRSGEKLYNVLRNPATVFPDVGANTPIILVTNPDIFYYATFFAYNNLDRGNIASSFYTKFSTVIFDEFHLYDAKQLVGMLFYLAYSQVFRFFQDGRKVVLLTATPEPACELALQNLKQAGVKIARIDGEAGNNNLLPSQTAVNLELRPKPDSKEEWLAELAVEIVQRFRERPDENGAVILDSLDNINRLSDLLRQQGLGDDIGRITGPAPKKDRERAMQCQIILATSTVDVGFNFERHPQPKRQNLDWLIFSARDRAAFWQRIGRVGRVLGKSETNIDSEAIAYLPANAWEEGLTSLDTTGGRTALKDLLETLPCLDKPFLKAYWRSEAFLEIARPLLELEEMLEGLAEEKLILELFNTLKSIFEGNRTWDDYRYRMKLLRGAETIAKKTPKEIKKDWKYIKGGQAFVKTFIKAKFSEDWDDLQAGRTTLDEYVDLFNKDEEALAELKEFAEVFSTSYAPLFSFRSSLFESLSIRDPHGFILDESEETKLDPFHLLRYYEFVQNGDCIEVTSRATETYQLSFELRYTDNWQEFISTELNKLTAFRNCKIIRTLGGGTRPTDGIESLNRHLLPGVIICPRTNAAVIFQLNKQGIISYPITIVCNDMEKEYRFFTGLSGILTMAMKFKQLRLPDDEVFIV, encoded by the coding sequence ATGAGTAATCAAAGATTAGTTATCAGATTAGAACCGCGCAGTATTTCAGCTTGTGCATCGCCAGATAAAATATCTTTCATCAGGAATGCACTTCAACATCAATTAGATGTGTTTGAACAATCTAAGGATGCAGATATTATCCTTGATTTAGCACCAACTGGTACAGGTAAAACCAACGCAGGACTAACAGTATTAAAACATCAGCCAAATAAAAGTGCTGTTTACATTGCTCCAACTAATGCTTTAATTGAACAGCAAACAGAAGCAGCAAAAAAGTTTGTTAGTGATGCTAACTTACGTCATGTCGTCAAATCTGCTTCTGCTAAAGACATTAAAAGCTGGTCTAACGATAAAGTTGGCAGTCGTTCAGGGGAAAAGCTGTATAACGTATTACGGAATCCAGCTACAGTTTTTCCTGATGTTGGGGCTAATACACCCATCATTTTAGTCACAAATCCTGATATCTTTTACTATGCAACTTTCTTTGCCTATAACAACTTGGATAGAGGTAATATTGCCAGTAGTTTTTACACAAAATTTTCAACAGTCATTTTTGATGAATTTCACCTCTACGATGCTAAACAGCTAGTAGGAATGCTGTTTTATCTTGCTTATTCTCAAGTTTTTCGCTTTTTTCAGGATGGACGCAAAGTAGTTTTGCTAACAGCAACACCAGAACCAGCTTGCGAATTAGCATTGCAGAATTTAAAACAGGCTGGTGTGAAGATAGCAAGAATTGATGGAGAAGCTGGTAATAATAACCTTTTACCATCACAAACAGCAGTTAATCTAGAATTAAGGCCAAAACCAGATAGTAAGGAAGAGTGGTTAGCAGAGTTAGCAGTAGAAATTGTCCAACGTTTTCGAGAAAGACCTGATGAAAATGGTGCTGTAATTCTTGACTCTCTTGATAATATTAATCGTCTCTCAGATTTACTTCGTCAACAAGGACTTGGTGATGACATCGGGCGTATAACTGGCCCTGCACCCAAAAAAGATAGAGAAAGGGCTATGCAGTGTCAAATTATTTTGGCTACTAGCACTGTAGATGTAGGATTTAACTTTGAAAGACATCCTCAACCGAAACGGCAAAATTTAGATTGGTTGATTTTTTCAGCACGCGATCGCGCTGCATTTTGGCAGAGAATTGGTAGAGTAGGGCGTGTTTTGGGTAAATCTGAAACTAATATTGATTCAGAAGCTATTGCTTACTTACCTGCTAATGCTTGGGAAGAAGGTTTAACCTCTCTAGATACTACTGGAGGGCGTACAGCGCTAAAAGACCTACTTGAAACACTTCCCTGTTTAGATAAGCCTTTTTTAAAAGCTTACTGGCGTTCAGAAGCATTTCTAGAAATTGCCCGTCCCTTGTTGGAATTGGAAGAAATGCTTGAAGGTTTAGCTGAGGAAAAATTGATTTTGGAGTTATTCAATACTCTAAAATCAATTTTTGAAGGAAACAGAACTTGGGATGATTATCGCTACAGAATGAAGCTTTTACGAGGCGCTGAAACTATTGCGAAAAAAACTCCCAAAGAAATCAAAAAAGATTGGAAGTATATCAAAGGTGGTCAGGCTTTTGTTAAAACTTTTATCAAAGCTAAATTTTCTGAAGATTGGGATGACTTACAAGCTGGACGTACAACTTTAGACGAATACGTAGATTTATTTAACAAAGATGAAGAGGCACTAGCTGAGTTAAAAGAATTTGCTGAAGTTTTTAGTACAAGCTATGCACCTTTATTTAGTTTTCGCTCTAGTCTGTTTGAAAGTCTTTCCATTCGTGACCCTCATGGTTTTATTCTAGATGAATCGGAGGAAACAAAACTAGATCCTTTCCACCTATTACGCTATTACGAATTTGTCCAAAATGGTGATTGTATTGAAGTCACCAGTCGTGCTACTGAAACTTATCAATTGAGTTTTGAATTACGCTACACTGATAACTGGCAAGAATTTATCAGTACAGAGTTGAACAAACTAACAGCTTTTAGAAATTGTAAAATTATCCGCACTCTTGGAGGAGGAACACGACCCACAGACGGAATAGAATCTTTGAATAGGCATCTTTTACCAGGAGTAATTATTTGCCCCAGAACAAATGCTGCTGTTATTTTTCAATTAAACAAGCAAGGAATTATTTCTTATCCAATAACCATCGTTTGTAATGATATGGAGAAAGAATATAGATTCTTTACAGGCTTGTCAGGAATTTTAACAATGGCAATGAAGTTTAAACAATTACGTCTTCCAGATGATGAGGTTTTTATTGTGTGA
- a CDS encoding 2OG-Fe(II) oxygenase: MKHYQQQTNAFPSDYLNNLWGEIQACPYFAINNLNRDFVATKGFSVVFQRSGLPKVEQQFPYFKPYLDLALQPNCNAFYLNPLQLKEGSRVDPHIDRSLRSYSKTIEPPAVVSVLYVRVPADMEGGELVLRSHKRQLGQIKPQFNTLVYFQGDLTHSVNAVKTPGNRLSLVCEQYSLSDTELQEIPEFTVESRSTQSTTKKRKYAS, encoded by the coding sequence GTGAAACACTATCAACAACAAACCAACGCCTTCCCCAGCGATTACCTAAACAACTTGTGGGGAGAAATCCAAGCTTGTCCTTACTTTGCTATCAACAACCTCAACCGCGATTTTGTCGCCACTAAAGGATTTTCTGTAGTATTTCAGCGCTCTGGATTACCAAAAGTAGAACAGCAGTTTCCCTACTTCAAGCCTTACCTCGATTTGGCTCTCCAGCCCAATTGTAATGCTTTTTACCTCAATCCTTTACAGCTAAAAGAAGGCTCCCGCGTCGATCCGCATATCGATCGCTCTCTGCGTTCCTACAGCAAAACCATTGAACCGCCAGCGGTTGTGAGTGTGCTTTATGTGCGCGTACCGGCAGATATGGAAGGGGGAGAACTGGTATTGCGATCGCACAAACGCCAACTTGGGCAAATTAAGCCACAATTCAATACTTTAGTTTATTTTCAAGGTGATTTAACTCATTCGGTTAATGCTGTCAAAACCCCAGGAAATCGCCTAAGTTTAGTTTGTGAGCAGTATAGTTTGAGTGATACTGAACTCCAGGAAATCCCTGAGTTTACTGTAGAGTCAAGAAGCACTCAGTCTACAACCAAAAAGAGAAAGTATGCCTCATAG
- the cas6 gene encoding CRISPR-associated endoribonuclease Cas6, with translation MPHSLVLNLLPQSPIPPQYLTGRHLHALFLTLVSSVDTTLGDRLHDSTADKAFTLSPLQISNTNSPLLKGGKGGSKLQYSHQQPIPAGTPCWWRISLLDDTLFGKLTQLWLNLNPNRPWHLGPADLYITSIQGTPQSIQPWANASTYAQLYEEASDVCDGLRLRNSSINLSFSTPTAFRQGQYDSTLPTRESVFNSLLSRWNKYSGIEFTQIAIESIFPSFVNIHTEILADSRSKFIGIIGEVNYKILGQIEPIQIKQLNALADFALYAGIGRKTTMGMGMTRRLYSP, from the coding sequence ATGCCTCATAGTTTAGTGTTGAATTTGCTACCTCAATCACCTATTCCACCACAGTATCTTACAGGTAGACATCTCCACGCCTTATTTTTAACCCTTGTTAGTTCTGTAGATACCACATTAGGCGATCGCTTGCACGATTCCACCGCAGATAAAGCTTTCACCCTCTCCCCTTTACAAATTAGTAATACAAACTCTCCCCTTTTGAAGGGAGGTAAAGGTGGATCTAAATTGCAATACTCACATCAACAACCCATTCCCGCCGGAACACCTTGTTGGTGGCGCATCTCTTTATTAGATGACACTCTATTTGGCAAACTTACCCAACTTTGGCTAAATCTTAATCCCAATCGCCCTTGGCATCTTGGCCCGGCTGACTTGTATATTACCAGCATTCAAGGCACACCCCAATCTATTCAACCTTGGGCAAATGCCAGTACTTACGCTCAATTATACGAAGAAGCTAGCGATGTCTGCGACGGGCTACGCCTACGCAATTCTTCCATTAACCTTAGCTTCTCAACACCTACCGCCTTCCGTCAAGGACAGTATGACAGTACCCTTCCTACCAGAGAATCTGTTTTCAATTCGCTACTTTCACGATGGAATAAATACAGTGGCATAGAATTTACTCAGATTGCGATCGAGTCAATATTTCCCTCATTTGTCAACATTCATACAGAAATATTAGCTGATTCCCGCAGCAAATTTATTGGCATTATTGGCGAAGTTAACTACAAGATTTTGGGACAAATTGAACCCATACAAATTAAGCAACTTAATGCTTTAGCTGATTTTGCTTTGTATGCAGGAATTGGTCGCAAAACAACTATGGGAATGGGAATGACACGACGGCTATATTCTCCATAA
- the cas2 gene encoding CRISPR-associated endonuclease Cas2 encodes MYIVVSYDIPEDKRRTKIHSILKSYGQWMQLSVFECDITSTQYAKLRSRLSKLIKPDTDSVRFYFLCGCCQRKVERIGGEQPRDETIFFAESPST; translated from the coding sequence ATGTATATTGTTGTCAGCTACGACATTCCAGAAGATAAGCGTCGGACTAAAATTCATTCAATTCTCAAGTCTTACGGACAATGGATGCAGTTGAGTGTGTTTGAATGCGATATCACTTCCACTCAGTATGCTAAATTGCGATCGCGTTTATCTAAATTAATAAAACCCGACACTGACAGCGTTCGCTTTTATTTTCTATGTGGCTGTTGTCAGCGAAAAGTCGAACGTATTGGCGGAGAACAGCCACGAGACGAAACAATTTTCTTTGCTGAATCCCCTTCTACTTAG
- the cas4 gene encoding CRISPR-associated protein Cas4 has product MNQTEYIYIAALNQYAYCPHRCWRMFCAGEFTDNQYTIEGTSLHDRVHTTSDVQRGETWQIRAIWLKSEQYKLIGKSDLIEAESGQVYPVEYKRGRKGEWDNDELQVCAQALCLEEMTGQPVTTGYIYYAHSHQRQLVEINQELRQSAIATIESVTNLLETGAMPKPVYSKRCQGCSLYSQCLPKATDKVKSYQEVY; this is encoded by the coding sequence ATGAATCAAACTGAATATATTTATATTGCGGCATTGAATCAATATGCTTATTGTCCGCATCGGTGTTGGCGAATGTTTTGTGCAGGCGAGTTTACCGATAATCAATACACAATTGAAGGTACAAGTTTGCACGATCGCGTCCACACTACAAGCGATGTGCAGCGAGGAGAAACTTGGCAAATTCGAGCAATTTGGCTGAAGTCGGAGCAATATAAACTCATTGGCAAATCTGATTTAATTGAAGCCGAATCTGGTCAAGTTTATCCAGTAGAATACAAACGAGGACGCAAAGGCGAATGGGATAACGATGAGTTGCAAGTTTGTGCCCAAGCCTTATGTTTAGAAGAGATGACAGGACAACCTGTTACTACTGGATATATCTATTATGCCCACTCTCATCAACGGCAATTAGTAGAGATAAATCAAGAGTTACGACAAAGTGCGATCGCAACTATTGAATCTGTCACAAATCTCCTAGAAACAGGAGCAATGCCAAAACCAGTTTACAGCAAACGCTGCCAAGGATGCAGTCTTTATTCGCAATGTTTGCCCAAAGCAACTGATAAAGTCAAAAGTTATCAAGAAGTATATTAA
- the cas1d gene encoding type I-D CRISPR-associated endonuclease Cas1d, whose amino-acid sequence MGTVYVTQIDAFIGKIDERLTVKAEQKTILDIPLIKIEGIVVLGRATISPAVVNELLDRHICLTFLTQSGRYLGRLEPEVTKNIFVRKAQWQAVGESQPAIHLVRGFVRGKLKNYRHSLLRTQREHPDIDLNNNITRLENAIAPIEKTNNIDSLRGLEGAGSAAYFGCFQQLIKTSEFQFEARRRRPPTDPVNALLSFGYSLLRHDVQSALNIVGFDPYLGYLHVERYGRPSLALDLMEEFRPLIVDAVVLSLINKRSLTLTDFTTEPLSGAVSLTKEGLHTFLRAYEQKKQSNFKHPVMGNKCTYQEAFEIQARLLSKYLMNEIEKYPPLILK is encoded by the coding sequence ATGGGAACAGTTTACGTAACACAAATCGATGCTTTTATCGGTAAAATTGACGAACGTCTCACCGTAAAAGCCGAACAAAAAACAATCTTAGATATCCCTTTAATTAAAATAGAGGGAATTGTAGTACTTGGACGGGCTACTATTTCTCCCGCCGTCGTCAATGAACTTTTAGATCGTCACATTTGTTTAACTTTCCTCACACAAAGCGGACGATATTTAGGGCGTTTAGAACCAGAAGTTACCAAAAATATCTTTGTTCGTAAAGCCCAATGGCAAGCTGTGGGAGAATCACAACCAGCAATACATTTAGTTAGAGGATTTGTGCGGGGGAAATTAAAAAATTACCGTCATAGCCTACTCCGCACTCAGCGAGAACATCCTGATATTGACCTAAATAATAACATCACTCGATTGGAAAACGCGATCGCACCAATCGAAAAAACTAACAATATTGATTCCCTTAGAGGCTTAGAAGGTGCTGGTAGCGCAGCCTATTTTGGTTGTTTTCAACAGCTAATCAAAACCTCAGAATTTCAATTTGAAGCCAGACGCCGCCGCCCACCAACCGATCCAGTTAATGCCCTACTGAGTTTTGGGTATTCATTGCTACGTCATGATGTGCAAAGTGCTTTAAATATTGTTGGCTTCGATCCCTATCTAGGATACTTACACGTCGAGCGTTATGGTAGACCTTCCCTAGCCTTAGACTTGATGGAAGAATTTCGTCCTTTAATAGTGGATGCTGTAGTGTTGTCGCTGATTAACAAGCGATCGCTAACCCTAACTGACTTTACCACCGAACCGCTCAGTGGTGCTGTGTCTTTAACCAAAGAAGGACTGCATACATTTCTTCGCGCCTACGAACAAAAGAAACAATCGAATTTCAAGCATCCAGTTATGGGAAACAAATGCACCTACCAGGAAGCCTTTGAAATTCAGGCGAGGTTATTGAGTAAGTACCTCATGAACGAAATCGAGAAATATCCCCCTTTAATTCTCAAATAA